A stretch of Syntrophaceae bacterium DNA encodes these proteins:
- a CDS encoding 4Fe-4S binding protein, whose protein sequence is MDAYEKLRTVLDAHPTGAPPSPAIDRILRILFTPGDAALAATMSFSPRPVPAIAAKAGLDPAEAERMLEAMADRAVVFCREKDGKRSYGLLPTIPGLFEFPFMKGRTRPEHEELAKLWDEYHREGLGASFSGNPTPVARVIPVGESLEAAGRVQPYEEVAKLIGEAGFIGLGRCACRIAVGACDSPTETCLFFDAPARFLVQRGYAREIGRVEALRVLGEAEKAGLVHVSNNSADRPTFLCNCCRCCCTILTCKTQLSLPNAFSTSGFLARVDADACTGCRICADERCPVGAAVMEDDMAVVSAEACIGCGLCVTGCPAEAIALVRRENPPAVCTDGQEMGARVLKEKGKLERFLEVMKG, encoded by the coding sequence TCGACCGGATCCTCCGGATCCTCTTCACGCCCGGGGATGCCGCGCTGGCCGCCACCATGAGCTTCTCGCCCCGGCCGGTTCCGGCGATCGCCGCGAAGGCCGGGCTGGATCCCGCCGAAGCGGAGCGGATGCTCGAGGCCATGGCGGACCGGGCCGTCGTCTTCTGCCGGGAGAAGGACGGGAAACGATCCTACGGGCTCCTGCCGACGATCCCGGGCCTCTTCGAGTTTCCTTTCATGAAGGGGAGGACACGTCCGGAGCACGAGGAACTGGCGAAACTCTGGGATGAATACCACCGGGAGGGCCTGGGGGCCTCCTTTTCCGGGAATCCGACCCCCGTCGCCCGGGTGATTCCCGTCGGCGAGTCCCTGGAGGCGGCGGGACGCGTCCAGCCCTACGAGGAGGTGGCGAAGCTGATCGGAGAAGCGGGATTCATCGGGCTCGGCCGGTGCGCCTGTCGCATCGCCGTGGGTGCCTGTGATTCGCCGACGGAGACGTGTCTCTTCTTCGATGCCCCCGCCCGGTTTCTCGTCCAGCGGGGATACGCCCGGGAGATCGGCCGGGTCGAGGCCCTCCGGGTCCTGGGTGAGGCCGAAAAAGCGGGCCTCGTTCACGTCAGCAACAACAGCGCCGACCGGCCGACCTTCCTGTGCAACTGCTGCCGCTGCTGCTGCACGATCCTCACCTGCAAGACCCAGCTCTCCCTGCCCAACGCCTTTTCGACAAGCGGCTTCCTCGCCCGGGTGGACGCGGATGCCTGCACGGGCTGCAGGATCTGCGCCGACGAGCGGTGCCCCGTGGGGGCCGCCGTCATGGAGGACGACATGGCGGTCGTTTCCGCGGAGGCCTGCATCGGCTGCGGCCTCTGCGTCACGGGCTGCCCCGCGGAGGCCATCGCCCTCGTGCGGAGGGAAAATCCCCCCGCTGTCTGCACCGACGGGCAGGAGATGGGGGCTCGTGTCCTGAAGGAAAAGGGGAAACTGGAGCGCTTCCTGGAGGTCATGAAGGGATAG